In the Borrelia turicatae 91E135 genome, one interval contains:
- the rodA gene encoding rod shape-determining protein RodA yields the protein MAVFRKSYDSLTLFSLVMISFIGVLLIYSSDYTSNGSLMKIEYIKQIVWVLGGFCVIFIIGKYDLKIIHGMIYPLYFLLVASLVFTAIFGVTVNGARSWIGIWKLGGQPSEFGKIISILTLAKFYSSRNEYHNFFVFIFAFILIVPVILFVFLQPDFGTAVVYLNMFIFISFFAGIDIHYILYFALTGFFSFFFVVLPVWYEYKADMGNILYLIFSNNFYFQLAFLVLILVFLSSAIGFFVSKYNFSIRLIYFYILFMSSILLIAAFFSKFLSKFMKPYQIKRFLVFLDPNIDLKGAGWNLNQVKIAIGSGGMFGKGFLKGPYTHANYVPSQSTDFIFSILAEEFGFLGVSVVLILFFLIFFRILIIMNKSKDRYMSLVLAGVLGLLFFHTSFNIGMSLGLLPITGIPLPFLSYGGSSTITFFLAMALYFNIESIVTMD from the coding sequence ATGGCTGTTTTTAGAAAAAGTTATGATAGTTTAACATTATTTAGTTTGGTAATGATATCTTTTATTGGAGTCTTGCTTATATATTCTAGTGATTATACTTCTAATGGTTCTTTGATGAAGATTGAATATATCAAACAAATTGTATGGGTTCTTGGTGGATTTTGTGTAATTTTTATAATAGGGAAATATGATCTTAAGATTATACATGGCATGATTTATCCTTTATATTTTTTATTGGTTGCTTCTTTGGTTTTTACTGCGATTTTTGGTGTTACTGTTAATGGAGCTAGATCTTGGATTGGAATTTGGAAATTAGGTGGACAACCTTCAGAGTTTGGTAAGATTATTAGTATTTTGACCCTTGCTAAGTTCTATAGTAGTAGGAATGAATATCATAATTTTTTTGTTTTTATTTTTGCTTTTATTTTAATTGTTCCTGTTATTTTATTTGTGTTTTTACAGCCTGATTTTGGTACTGCTGTAGTTTACTTGAATATGTTTATATTTATTTCCTTTTTTGCTGGTATAGATATACACTATATTTTGTATTTTGCATTAACGGGATTTTTTTCATTTTTTTTTGTGGTATTGCCTGTTTGGTATGAATACAAGGCAGATATGGGAAATATATTGTATTTGATTTTTTCTAATAATTTTTATTTTCAATTAGCTTTTTTAGTATTAATTTTGGTGTTTTTGTCTTCTGCTATAGGTTTTTTTGTTTCAAAGTATAATTTCAGTATTAGACTTATTTATTTTTATATATTATTTATGAGTTCAATTTTACTAATTGCGGCTTTTTTTTCTAAATTTTTGTCAAAGTTCATGAAACCTTACCAAATTAAAAGATTTTTGGTTTTTTTAGATCCAAATATTGATCTTAAAGGGGCTGGTTGGAATTTAAATCAAGTAAAAATTGCTATTGGTTCTGGAGGTATGTTCGGTAAGGGATTTTTAAAAGGTCCTTACACTCATGCAAATTATGTTCCATCTCAGAGTACAGATTTTATTTTTTCAATTCTTGCTGAAGAATTTGGCTTTTTAGGAGTTAGTGTAGTTTTGATATTATTTTTTCTTATTTTTTTTAGGATTTTAATAATAATGAATAAAAGTAAAGATAGATATATGTCTTTGGTACTTGCTGGTGTATTGGGTCTTTTGTTTTTTCATACCTCTTTTAATATTGGTATGTCTTTAGGGCTCTTGCCAATTACAGGTATTCCTTTGCCTTTTTTATCTTATGGTGGTTCATCTACTATTACTTTCTTTTTGGCTATGGCTCTTTATTTTAATATTGAGTCTATAGTCACTATGGATTAG
- the thrS gene encoding threonine--tRNA ligase: MSEKLDKEDVLYKKRHSIAHVMAEAVIELFPNTKIAIGPPIKDGFYYDFDFEKHIIEDDLLLIEQKMREILKTGSSFVKEVITKEQALMLFKDEPYKIDLIHELDIADEISIYKSHNFTDLCKGPHIDNMGKIDPKAFKLISIAGAYWRGDEKNKMLTRIYGTLWNNEKDLKAYLKLREEIKRRDHRKLGRELDLFSVHEEIGPGLIFFHPSGARIRALIEDFWREEHFKNGYDILFTPHVGKSWLWETSGHLDFYKESMFEKMEMDKSNYYVKPMNCPFHIAIYNTGRHSYRDLPFRWAELGTVYRYEKVGALHGTMRVRGFTQDDAHIICTYDQVKFEVQEVLRFALYMWNKFGFTALKAYLSTKPEKSVGDEDDWIMSVKVLKEALINLGIDYDIDEGGGAFYGPKIDLKIIDSLGREWQMSTIQFDFNLPARFKMTYTAEDGKERQPFMIHRALLGSIERFFGILVEHYGGAFPVWLAPLQVVIIPVNNIVEEYALEVLSRFKKEGIRIKLDNDCNMRMNAKIRQYQSQKVPYMFIVGEKEVVEGKISIRTRTNEQINGLELKEALEFVKLKVSNKEIL; this comes from the coding sequence ATGAGTGAGAAATTAGATAAAGAGGATGTTCTTTATAAAAAAAGACATTCGATTGCGCATGTTATGGCAGAAGCTGTAATTGAGTTATTTCCAAATACTAAGATTGCTATAGGTCCCCCGATTAAAGATGGGTTTTATTATGATTTTGATTTTGAAAAACATATTATAGAAGATGATCTTTTGTTAATAGAACAAAAGATGAGAGAGATTCTAAAGACAGGGAGTTCTTTTGTAAAGGAAGTGATAACTAAAGAACAGGCTTTAATGCTTTTCAAAGATGAACCTTATAAGATTGATTTAATTCACGAGCTTGATATTGCAGATGAGATTTCAATATATAAAAGTCATAATTTTACTGACCTTTGTAAAGGCCCCCATATTGATAATATGGGAAAAATTGATCCAAAGGCATTTAAGTTAATTAGTATTGCAGGTGCTTATTGGCGTGGTGATGAGAAAAATAAGATGCTTACTCGTATTTATGGGACTTTATGGAACAATGAAAAGGATTTAAAAGCATATCTTAAATTGCGAGAAGAGATAAAAAGGCGAGATCATAGAAAACTTGGTCGAGAACTTGATTTGTTTTCTGTTCATGAAGAAATAGGACCTGGTCTTATATTTTTTCATCCAAGTGGTGCTAGAATAAGAGCTTTAATAGAAGATTTTTGGAGAGAGGAGCATTTTAAGAATGGTTATGACATACTTTTTACGCCTCATGTTGGCAAATCTTGGCTTTGGGAAACTTCTGGGCATTTAGATTTTTATAAAGAAAGCATGTTTGAGAAAATGGAGATGGATAAGAGTAATTATTATGTTAAGCCTATGAATTGTCCATTTCATATTGCTATTTATAATACCGGTAGGCATTCTTATAGAGATTTGCCGTTTAGGTGGGCTGAACTTGGTACGGTGTATCGTTATGAAAAGGTAGGTGCTCTTCATGGTACTATGCGTGTTAGAGGATTTACTCAAGATGATGCACACATTATATGTACTTATGATCAAGTTAAGTTTGAGGTCCAAGAGGTTTTAAGATTTGCTCTTTATATGTGGAATAAATTTGGATTTACTGCTTTAAAAGCATATCTCTCGACAAAGCCAGAAAAATCTGTAGGGGATGAGGATGATTGGATAATGTCTGTAAAAGTCTTAAAAGAAGCTTTGATTAATTTAGGTATTGATTATGATATTGATGAGGGAGGTGGGGCTTTTTATGGACCTAAGATTGATCTTAAAATAATAGATTCTCTTGGGAGAGAATGGCAAATGAGTACAATTCAATTTGATTTTAATCTTCCTGCGAGATTTAAAATGACTTATACAGCAGAAGATGGTAAGGAGAGGCAACCTTTTATGATTCATAGGGCTCTTCTTGGTTCTATTGAAAGGTTTTTTGGAATTTTGGTAGAACATTATGGTGGTGCATTTCCTGTATGGTTGGCACCTCTTCAAGTTGTAATTATTCCTGTAAACAATATTGTAGAAGAGTATGCGTTGGAGGTATTGTCTCGTTTTAAAAAGGAAGGAATTAGAATAAAACTTGATAATGATTGCAATATGAGAATGAATGCAAAGATTAGACAATATCAATCCCAAAAAGTTCCTTATATGTTTATTGTGGGAGAAAAAGAGGTAGTAGAGGGAAAGATTTCGATTAGAACCAGGACAAATGAGCAGATTAATGGACTTGAGCTGAAAGAAGCACTTGAATTTGTGAAATTAAAGGTTTCTAATAAGGAGATTTTATAG
- the pgsA gene encoding CDP-diacylglycerol--glycerol-3-phosphate 3-phosphatidyltransferase produces the protein MNSEIIMSPNKITFFRIILSFVILFILCLEDLWNSYLFLILIWFLIIFNEITDVIDGYIARKYNLVSNVGKILDPYADVLQHLTYFAFFFYKGITPYYFFMIFIYRELSVGVVRNLIIQFDIVQQAKFLGKIKSLFYAIATFASLFFYSLNKLRITTLIENFISSILNLDFNFSFIVGMIYAMSAFLTIISLIDYVVIFLYLSKYEK, from the coding sequence TTGAATAGCGAAATTATAATGAGTCCGAATAAAATAACTTTTTTTAGAATTATATTATCTTTTGTTATCTTATTTATATTATGTCTTGAAGATCTTTGGAATTCTTATTTATTTTTAATTCTGATTTGGTTTTTAATTATTTTTAATGAAATAACAGATGTTATTGATGGATATATTGCTAGAAAATATAATTTAGTTAGTAATGTAGGTAAGATTTTAGATCCTTATGCAGATGTGTTGCAACATTTAACATATTTTGCCTTTTTCTTTTATAAAGGGATTACACCATATTATTTTTTTATGATATTTATATACCGTGAACTTTCTGTTGGTGTTGTTAGGAATTTAATTATTCAGTTTGATATAGTTCAACAAGCTAAATTTTTGGGTAAAATAAAGTCGTTATTTTATGCTATTGCAACATTTGCTAGTCTTTTTTTTTATAGTTTAAACAAGTTGAGAATTACTACATTGATTGAGAATTTTATTAGTTCAATTTTAAATCTAGATTTTAATTTTTCTTTTATTGTTGGAATGATATATGCTATGTCTGCCTTTCTAACTATCATATCATTAATTGATTATGTTGTGATATTTTTGTATCTTAGCAAGTATGAGAAGTAA
- the cyaB gene encoding class IV adenylate cyclase has product MFEIELKAFIPKNKLKEILKLANQKFKFIKEEIKDDTYYCNTEKIIRIRKFNTLEKIVTFKIKSLENDIEINKEIEFKVDQVNNFISFLEEMNFKFLYKKIKKSLIYKKENLNIEINEIENLGFFLEIEKIIYDKNELSFAKTEIYKTIKEFKLQNNIEKKSYFELILANQSKV; this is encoded by the coding sequence ATGTTTGAAATTGAATTGAAAGCTTTTATTCCCAAAAATAAACTTAAAGAAATTTTAAAGTTGGCCAATCAAAAATTCAAATTTATCAAAGAAGAAATCAAAGATGATACTTATTACTGTAACACAGAAAAAATAATTAGAATAAGAAAATTTAACACTTTAGAAAAGATTGTAACCTTTAAAATTAAATCTTTAGAAAATGACATAGAAATAAACAAGGAAATCGAATTTAAAGTAGACCAAGTCAACAATTTTATATCTTTTCTAGAAGAAATGAATTTTAAATTTTTATACAAAAAAATCAAAAAAAGTCTAATTTATAAAAAAGAAAATTTAAACATAGAAATTAATGAAATTGAAAATCTTGGTTTTTTTTTAGAAATCGAAAAAATAATCTATGATAAGAATGAATTAAGTTTTGCCAAGACAGAAATTTACAAAACAATAAAAGAATTCAAATTACAAAATAATATTGAAAAAAAATCCTATTTTGAACTAATACTAGCTAATCAATCTAAAGTATAA
- a CDS encoding TrkH family potassium uptake protein, with product MLKFEFSDRFFLFSYFILIMFLGSLLLSLPIAWNGEKKLEYIDVLFTSVSAVSITGLVTVKMENFSTFGFIIIMLLIQFGGLGFITIATFYLLIPKRKLNLTDARIIKQYSLSNIEYNPVKILKSILFVTFLIELIGVLLILVCFRLRGVNISLLEALFTTISAFCNAGFSMHSESIYAWRDVPEAIVVIAILIICGGLGFMVYRDITNTIKYRKKLSLHAKIVFLLSFFLIILGTILFFFSEMHKLKEGYSLGTLIFNSIFYSISTRTAGFNYLDNALITSRTQMLSLPFMFIGGAPGSTAGGIKITTFFLIILAVIKSQDGNGYIIGSYKVSIDSIRFALLFFVRAVFILCFSFFVLLAAESGGKWRVIDLGYEVFSAFGTVGLSVGVTQDLSFLGKVIIIFTMFAGRIGLFSMAIFVSRRSRFEEFTRPRQDILVG from the coding sequence ATGTTGAAATTTGAGTTTAGTGATAGGTTTTTTCTTTTCAGTTATTTTATTTTGATTATGTTCCTAGGCTCTCTATTGTTGTCATTGCCTATTGCTTGGAATGGTGAGAAAAAATTAGAGTACATAGATGTTTTGTTTACATCTGTATCTGCTGTTAGTATTACGGGTCTTGTTACTGTTAAGATGGAAAATTTTTCTACTTTTGGGTTTATCATTATAATGTTATTGATTCAATTTGGGGGGCTTGGTTTTATAACAATTGCTACTTTTTATTTGCTTATTCCTAAGCGTAAGTTGAATTTAACCGATGCTCGGATAATTAAACAATATTCTCTTTCAAATATTGAGTATAATCCCGTCAAGATTTTGAAAAGTATACTTTTTGTAACTTTTTTAATTGAATTAATTGGAGTATTGTTAATATTAGTGTGTTTTAGACTTCGAGGTGTTAATATTTCATTGCTTGAAGCTTTATTTACAACGATTTCAGCTTTTTGTAATGCAGGATTTTCTATGCATTCTGAGAGTATTTATGCTTGGCGTGATGTTCCTGAGGCAATAGTTGTTATTGCTATTTTGATTATTTGTGGAGGACTTGGGTTTATGGTATATCGTGATATTACGAATACTATTAAATATCGGAAAAAGTTGTCTCTTCATGCTAAAATTGTTTTTTTACTGAGTTTCTTTTTGATTATTTTAGGTACAATTTTATTTTTTTTCTCAGAAATGCATAAACTTAAGGAAGGTTATTCACTTGGAACTCTCATATTTAATTCAATATTTTATTCAATAAGCACAAGGACCGCTGGTTTTAATTATCTTGACAATGCTCTTATCACAAGTAGAACCCAAATGCTTTCGTTGCCATTCATGTTCATTGGTGGTGCTCCAGGTTCAACTGCTGGTGGAATTAAGATTACTACCTTTTTTTTAATTATTCTTGCGGTAATAAAATCACAAGATGGTAATGGTTATATTATTGGTTCTTATAAAGTTTCAATTGATAGCATAAGATTTGCACTTTTATTTTTTGTAAGGGCTGTGTTTATTTTGTGTTTTTCATTTTTTGTTCTTCTTGCTGCTGAGAGTGGTGGAAAGTGGAGAGTTATTGATTTGGGATATGAAGTTTTTTCTGCCTTTGGTACTGTTGGTTTGTCAGTTGGTGTTACACAGGATTTGTCATTTTTAGGTAAAGTAATTATAATTTTTACTATGTTTGCAGGTCGGATAGGACTTTTTTCTATGGCAATTTTTGTTTCACGAAGATCTCGTTTTGAAGAATTTACAAGGCCAAGACAAGACATTTTAGTGGGTTAG